The nucleotide sequence TTCAGGAAAGCACTTGAGAAACTTtcacacttctttttttattaggtTAGCTTCCAGTccctttttcttcaaataaagtgTTAATACCCACAGAAGaacaatttatttccatttttcctgcCTTGACTGCAAGAACCATTTAACATCTGCAGTTACAACTGACCCCAGGAAGCAGTAGGTTCACCAAATAAATTAGCTTTTTGGACGTGATTAATACCATAGCACAGAGCAGCTACCCTTAAATCCCAACATCATCACCTGACTAACTAGGGCACAGACCCCTCAGAGTGAAGGGCTTCTATTGTTTGTTTTAGGGAGTCTCAGTGCAAAAAAGAGTGCAAGGAATTGCAAAGAAGGGGGTTCACTGCCACTATTTGGTGCCCTTTGAGAGGCCCCTAAACCGTCTGAAATAGAACAGGTTGATTTTCCATCCATTTTTCCTGGGGTTCCATGAAATTGGCATGAGACTTGGGCAACAGTCCCTGCTTCTGAGTTCTGGGACCTTAGGTCATCAAGTCAGCTCAGATGCCTTAATCTACATACCCTTTGAGATCCCTTAGAAGAAATGTTTACCATTTTCAAACTAAATAAACGATAAAGTCTTTTGAGGGCCTCCTTATAAGAATTTGATTTgcttgctttctgtcactatggtTGATAAGAGTATTACAAAGACAAGAGGCATAATGGCTATTTTGATCCAACTTCTCTCATTTTGCTATAAACTGTTGAAGAAGGTAAGATAATTTCTCTATCTTAAACTCACATTTAAAAACttagtctagggcttccctgttggcgcagtggttgagagtccgtctgccgatgcagggaacacgggttcgtgccccggtccgggaagatcccacatgccgcggagaggctgggcccatgagccatggccgctgagcctgcgcgtctggagcctgtgctccacaacgggagaggccaaattAGTCTAAAggaaaatgcagaagaaaatagATACTATTtaattttgcaatttttattttaagagtaaAGCAGAAACCAATTGTCTTAATTCTTTCCAGCTTCAAATGGAAAACAACCAATGGATCTCAGTTACAAATAAAGATTCTGTGGACGGTAAAACTTGAGAAGCTCCTGCGGTCAGATCTCTGGAACACCATGTGGCAAAGCTGACATTTTTAGAAAGCAAACGatcctgtatatttcagaaatacaacaattttgtaaagaaaacaaactgaaatcttgctttattttctgatCATGAAACTGATTGTGAAGCTTTCTGACAACTATAAATGCCATGGTGGTTGCTATATTTCTAATTGaagtgtgattttaaatgggacaTTGCCATGAATAGTGTTCTTTAAAAGGCAAACCGAATATCCTTACTGCCTTAATGACAATTTAATCCAAAGAAGCTATTTTGAAAATATGCTCACCTTTGGCACATTTGACCCTaacttcctatttttttaaatttaagcttATCATCTGGGACACTAATTTGCAGCAGAAGAGACACAGTAGTCTGGGTGATGCAGGGTTTTCCTTAAACCTGTGGACTCTTCTTCAATCCCTCTGTCCACTGAGTATGACTGGGCCTCTGCtgtctcctctgtcatagatCATGCATGCCAGGagcacacgtttgttctctagtAAGTGTTTCACAGAGCACAGGAAATCTGTTGTGATGcatgtccctcccccacccaaaaACAGGGTCATGGAGCTCACTCCATGGAATCCTGGAGGAACTCACTAGGAGatggtttttgttcttgttctagCATAGCTGGCCTGTCTGCCCTTGATATTAGCTGGAATCCTAAGCCTATCTTACTGGCTTGAAAAGCAGTTTTTGTACTTCTCAGTAGTAATTGATGGAGCAGAAGATAGAAGACAGAGAACACTTGAACTAAGCTGTTCAAAATAATTTCTGAGTAAGTATACATATGTGCCTTTggaatattcattaaataaatgactttagtctttttaattttagggtttaaagcttttgtttttgtcGGGTGGGTTTTGATTGAAGGATCTGGTTATAAGTTCTGTCCTTATGATGTAGTATAGTTAACTTTGGTTTTTGGGGCTTGTATCCCAATGctttgaaatgtattttgaaatctAACGGGACATGTCAGTTGCCAAACGGCAGTAGTTCTATAAGCTCGTCTGATGATCATTATCTGAGTCAGCCATCACAGTCAATATTCACAAGATCCTGAAGAACCACAGTGCTACGAATTAGCTAGtcaatattttattgaaggaAACTTGAATTTACTGTAGGCCTCGGAGAGAAAATGGGGTGCACTCAGCTTGGTTATgacctttataaaatatttctttataaaaatcatcaaacatgatttttattccctgaaaccaaaatattcttttaaattacaatgGAAATAATGGGAGAATGATGTGAGGTAatgttatatgtaaaatagatatataattcttttactatctttagtatttttgttttatgaaaccTTTGGGAACCCTTTGTGCTACCTGAAATGGGGATTTGCTGGTTTGTGCTTACACTTTCAGCTCACAACACTATCAGAGTAGATGTTTCTATAGTTACTACCTGTATCATGTCTAGTGGGTTTACTTAGGGGAGAGTTAGGGTTAAAAGAAGTTTCCTTGTGagtcaaaaataatttaaaatttttatttacaaaatactttACATACCTCAAATGAGAATATTCTCTAATTTAAATGCAagtaggggtggggaagggataactTTTGACTTGAACAGCAAAAGACGATGGAGaactaaaagaatttaaattcaaggataatggttttatttaaaaacagaaatgtttatatgtatgtatatgttgcAGCCCTtaaggaaaaataacaattttaaaagaagtccttttatttgaaattcaatgtAAACAAGTATACAATCTTAAACCATGAATTCAgagttttttgtttattgtttaaatGATGTGAAAGCTTTTGTTCTGTTCAAAAGCACCTGTGTCTTTGAATTCCAGGAACTTCTCGGGAACTTCTTCGCTGGTGACCCTGTAACTGGAGTGTGAGACTGAGTGACCACAAATGCACGTGTTACTTCATACCACATTATAATATTGATACTTCCATGTTAGCAAAGCCCCTTTCAAAGCCTTTTCATGTGTCCTTCATTAAGAAGCCAGTGTTATAGTGCTACATTGTTCAGAGCTGAAGGCCAACCCATAGACTTAGAGAAGGTACACTCTACACCCTGCCTCTTCCCGGTAACCTGAGGGAGGCAGTTGGGGCAAAAGGGGTGGGACCAGACGTTTCGGTCGTGTCACACTGAAGCAGACTGGGTAAGAAAGGCCAGTTGTTGTTTTTCAACTTCAAAGTGATGGAAAATTGAGGCAAAAACAATAACCATGACATAATATTCAAACAGAATTATATCAAAACCTAGTAGTTACTAATGGGTTACAGGATGATgggtaaattatttttacttttctgtcttttcaaattGTCCTCAAAGTgctttgtttgttggtttttaatcagaaaaatgcCTCTCACTTGCCAGttgttagaaagagaaaagcaaaagaagagcAGAGTGAGTACATGGGCAGGCAGATCTGGGAGGTTGGAGACAAAATGGAATCAAGGCTTGTTATGCAagataaagaaggaaaactaGGTCAGGTTTTAAGATCAGGCCTCCCTGCAGATAGCCCGGTGTGAAGGATGCTTCAGCACCTCTGGTTCTTCCTTAGTGTACTAACTCGTAGGCCAGGTAAGGATAAGAATGTCCTGTTGTTTTTACTCAATCTTAATCCTCATGAGGTAGCTGTTGTGGCATTGATGCTTTTCACCACGActtcttcatactgtttttgtgtcagtaacCCTTCTGTTATGCTTTTACTTTCCTCAAACTTGGGCAACACAACTGCAGTGTAGCCTTCGGTGGATGGCTAGAAGGGAAATAGAATACTTAATACGGTCAAACGGTAAAAAAAACCAGATAAAAAGTATGTGgatgggatcttacttccccagaCCCTTTTACCTTCTCTTGAAGAATAGATGGCTTATGGAGAATGCTTTCATTCACTTCCATCAACCATCCTCTAACAcagctatttaaagaaaaaattgctttgaagaaaaatattaccTTCTTTGTTTCCCCAAAATTGTGGTTAAAAAGTAACTCACCTAGACATGGTGTATTCTTCTCCATCAGAGCAGTAAATCTTACACAGAGGTGCAAGTTCTGTTAGAAACTGTGCCCCCTGataataaaagggaagaaaaagttaatTGATGtacattttcacttttctttgtgAGGCAGCCCTCAGAGTCACAATAGGATATATTCCTGGAattagcattttaaataaaaatgacttaAGTACAGAAAAACCATTGATTTATTCAAATACTTATATACTAAATGCCTCTATGGGCTAGGCACCACCCTAGGCTCTAGAGGAAAAAGCAGGCTAAGACAAATGTGATAATAGGTAGTTTAGTAcatattaagaatatattttatcttaacttattatactttatatttaaCTGTACATGAGAAAGCTGCACATAGCCCAGTGTAAAGATTTCAAAAGGGTAGGAAAATCTTACCAATAAGCAGtaatataaaattcaacattATAGAGAATGACAGCAATATTGTACAAAGTTAGTTTCATTAAGATTCCTAccttatttttatattagaaCTTAACAGAGAAAGGAACTTCTTTATTAGGTCAATCACTAAGACTTTCTGAAGAAgggatatttttctaatttaaaaaaatgcaatttgaggaatatttggaaaacagaaaagtttTAAGTAGCAGATAAGAGTAACTTACCCATTATCCTATAACCCGCTAGCAAATACTACATTTTGACATATGTCTGTTTAAATGTTGTGGCACGGTTATACTTTCATGTACTCCACTGTATGGATACATCTGGGGAGGTTCTGACAAATATCTATTGAgtcggccaaaaagttcattcaggtttttccctAATGTGAAAAACCCgagcgaactttttggccaacccaatacaaggAGGCTCATGGGAAATGGATGCAAGCATGTCTGATGTGTTGCCCTTTTTTTCCCAGGAATTTTTACTGCAGTGAACATCTGAGGTCAAGATGCTGTTCTTTATGGCCTCTTTCCCACTCACAACATTATTAGACAGCATTCAGGTGTTACTGCATGCACTTCACTCCTCTGCCTGTGGGTACTTCGTTTCAAAATACTAGTCAGTGTGACTCCCCACTTttaggaggaggggctggggacttGTCCCAGATGTTTTGTCTACCACTGGCTCTGTGTCAGAAAGAAGTGTTTTAACCCCTTTTTGTCACCTCCCATGGGAGAATAAATGATGGGCAGTGCTGAGATGTGATCAAAGCTTATCTACAGTGGGTTCCATATGCAggtctctctctgttcctcagaaGTAACAACAGTGTTACTATTTTGGACAAAGATTTATCACAGGAACATCACAAGCACTAACTGTTTTACTTgcaatttgtagacttttaagaATGGTCTATGCTTTTTAAAGTCCACTTGCTTCTTGAGTGAGGAAAAATCAATAATTATAAGGCAGGTTATTAGGGGCCTTCAGGACTACAAAGGGGAGTATAAACAAGGGTCTTCCAGAACACTGAGGGTAATTAGCAGAAACTCTTAGTATGTACTCAGTAAATGAGGGACCTAAATCACCAACTGAAACTTTCCTATCCAGGGGGGTTTGTCAGGATAGTTTAGTATGGTAATGAGTTGTCCTTGGTGTGATACCCTCCTTTAACAATAAAATGTCCATCCTGCCTAAAGGTGTAGAGGGCAGAGGTAACATTTTCTATAACTAAATACTACGTGGAGGAGGAGGGTGTAGCTAGATGTGTATTAAATTGGCAGTGATTTAGGAATGGGAAATGATACGaagcaaatactgtatattttctcagattgatttttttttcactacctCAGgactttttttacttttaagttcACATGTGAAAATATACGATAAAGAAGTATTGATCACCTAAATTTTATAGAATTCGAAATACTGGCTTAACAAAGCTAGAAAGGACAAAATATCTTGTTATATTGGTATTAGAGTTGTTCTTTCAAAGGCCCAGCTTCTCCATCCTTCATCCTGGAGATGATAGGGATGGTGGCCCAGAAGCTAATATGACAGATAATATACCTTCTGAAATACTTCATTTTGGGGGCCTGAGAATTTCTTTAGAGTTTACATAGTCTTAAAGTCATCTCTAACTGCCAGGGAAGTATGCTGAGCATACATTACTGGGTTCTAAGACTGGCTGGCTCTATCATTATTATGATAATAGAGGATTTAAATAGAGAAATACAGGAACATACCCGCTTAAATTTCCCAGAGACTTTGTTCTGAAGTCTGCTACAGTTGGAACTGATTTGATAGAAAATGCTTTTAATTGCTTTTCCACTTTGAAGAACTAGATGGGATCCTGCCAGTGTGATGACACATATTCTAAGAGGAGCAAAAATTGATCCTGTATTATTGCTTGGTATGATTCTTCCTCCTATAACACCGTATTCCTACTGGCACAAGAATAGCTGAGCTGACATTTGTTTAGTCAGCCTATCATTTCCCCCCATTTTCCTCTGGCTACTATTGTAGCTTAACTGAAGAAAAGAATGCagtaataaaaatggagaaaatgggaCTGAATTTCCTTCCCCCAAAGGGAAGAGTACCAGAGGTGTTTAGACAGCactgaggaggaagagagaaaagtaagGCATGCTGGTATGTACAGGATACCATCTGTGCTTCTACCCTAGCCCTCTCCATGGGCTTAGGCAATTCAGTGGTTAGGCACAGGCTGCTTACTTGAGGTAGTAGCCGACTGAGGGTGTGGTCCTCCATTTGGATGTTTGGGTAACCAAGTTTATTTGTTTAGCGTAGGCACTGCAAGACTCATTCTTGTCAACCAAACTCCTAGTATAAATAATACCATCTCAGTACAGTGGAAGATaatcatttaatgaatatttattcaatacaAGACCGTACCAGGCTACAATgccagaaaaaattttttttgataatttaaaattccCAATTTTCTTACCGGTTAGAGTGTTGTAGTATACAGTGGTCCTCACAGGGTTTTCCT is from Orcinus orca chromosome X, mOrcOrc1.1, whole genome shotgun sequence and encodes:
- the LOC101276490 gene encoding protein Abitram-like isoform X3, translating into MATEPETPEAALAAEPAVPSLVDRYFTRWYKADVKGKPCEDHCILQHSNRSLVDKNESCSAYAKQINLVTQTSKWRTTPSVGYYLKICVITLAGSHLVLQSGKAIKSIFYQISSNCSRLQNKVSGKFKRGAQFLTELAPLCKIYCSDGEEYTMSRLIWPLPLWSTGSRRAGSAAMAHGPSLSAACGIFPDRGTNPCSLHRQTDSQPLRQQGSPRLSF
- the LOC101276490 gene encoding protein Abitram-like isoform X2, yielding MATEPETPEAALAAEPAVPSLVDRYFTRWYKADVKGKPCEDHCILQHSNRSLVDKNESCSAYAKQINLVTQTSKWRTTPSVGYYLKICVITLAGSHLVLQSGKAIKSIFYQISSNCSRLQNKVSGKFKRFLTELAPLCKIYCSDGEEYTMSSCVRGWLMEVNESILHKPSILQEKPSTEGYTAVVLPKFEESKSITEGLLTQKQYEEVVVKSINATTATS
- the LOC101276490 gene encoding protein Abitram-like isoform X4, coding for MATEPETPEAALAAEPAVPSLVDRYFTRWYKADVKGKPCEDHCILQHSNRICVITLAGSHLVLQSGKAIKSIFYQISSNCSRLQNKVSGKFKRGAQFLTELAPLCKIYCSDGEEYTMSSCVRGWLMEVNESILHKPSILQEKPSTEGYTAVVLPKFEESKSITEGLLTQKQYEEVVVKSINATTATS
- the LOC101276490 gene encoding protein Abitram-like isoform X1; amino-acid sequence: MATEPETPEAALAAEPAVPSLVDRYFTRWYKADVKGKPCEDHCILQHSNRSLVDKNESCSAYAKQINLVTQTSKWRTTPSVGYYLKICVITLAGSHLVLQSGKAIKSIFYQISSNCSRLQNKVSGKFKRGAQFLTELAPLCKIYCSDGEEYTMSSCVRGWLMEVNESILHKPSILQEKPSTEGYTAVVLPKFEESKSITEGLLTQKQYEEVVVKSINATTATS
- the LOC101276490 gene encoding protein Abitram-like isoform X5, with the protein product MATEPETPEAALAAEPAVPSLVDRYFTRWYKADVKGKPCEDHCILQHSNRSLVDKNESCSAYAKQINLVTQTSKWRTTPSVGYYLKICVITLAGSHLVLQSGKAIKSIFYQISSNCSRLQNKVSGKFKRGAQFLTELAPLCKIYCSDGEEYTMSSHPPKATLQLCCPSLRKVKA